The genomic interval AAGAACCAATTGGATTATAACCAATTGGTATCGCTCTCAAAGCTATTATGATTCCGGTACTTGGCGTGCAACTTGGGCTGGTGAAGGCGGCGGAGTGCTGCTAAACCAAGATCCGCATCAACTCGATTTGTGGCAATGGACGATCAGTATGATGCCAAAGCGCGTCCGTGCTTTCTGCTACTTCGGCAAGCATCGTGACATCGAGGTTGAGGATGATGTAACCGCATTCGTAGAGTACGAGAACGGAGCTACTGGAGTGTTCGTGACTACGACTGGCGAAGCGCCAGGCACGAACAGACTGGAAGTGAGCGGTGATCGCGGTAAAATTGTAATTGAAAATAACCAATTAACATTCTGGCGTCTAACCGTTCCTGAGCCGGAATTCAACAAGCAGTTCAAAGGCGGCTTCGGTCAGCCGGAATGTTGGAAATGTGAAATTCCGATTCATGGCAGCAACCCTGATCATAAAGGCATTACACAAAACTGGGTGAATGCGATTCTCTTCAATGAACCATTGATTGCTCCAGGTGAGGAAGGCATCAAAGGGCTTATGCTCTCGAATGCGATGCTGCTATCGACATGGACGGATGGCTGGGTAGATTTGCCGATTGATGAGGAGTTGTTCTATAAGCATCTGCAAGAGAAAATCGCAAGCTCAGCCTATCAGAAGGAGGACTAGATCGATGAGTAATGCAGATGGCATGAAATATGCGCCAAAGGGAAAGCCGAATAGAGTAGTTGAGGATGGGCAATTCGTAATCGCCGCTGTTAGTCTTGATCACGGTCATATTTATGGCATGTGCAACGGACTTGTGGAAGCGGGCGCCACTTTAAAATGGGTATACGACGCTGACCACGCTAAGGTTGAAGCATTTATCCGTCAATATCCGCAGGTGCGGGCAGCGGAGTCGGAAGAGCAGGTGCTCTCCGATGATGAGGTGCAGCTGGTTGTAGCTGCAGCGGTAACATCGGAGCGCGGACCGCTAGGCGTTCGCGTCATGCAGAGCGGCAAACATTATTTTACCGATAAAGCGCCATTTACAACGCTTGAACAGCTCGCGGACGCTCGCGCTGCATACGCAGATACAGGAAAAAAATACGCAGTATATTACAGCGAGAGATTGCATGTGGAATGCGCAGTTTATGCGGGTCAATTGATCGAACAAGGTGCAATTGGACGTGTTGTTCAAGTCATTGGACTAGGGCCGCATCGTTTGAACGCTGCCTCCCGCCCGTCATGGTTTTTTGAGAAGGAAAAGTATGGCGGCATCATTTGTGATATCGGATCGCATCAAATTGAACAATTTCTATATTTTACAGGCAATCAGAATGCCAATGTTGTAAACAGCAAGGTGGCCAACTATGCCAATAAGGAGTATCCAGAACTTGAGGATTTTGGAGATATGACGCTTGTTGGCGAGAATGGGGCAACCGGCTACTTCCGTGTCGATTGGCTAACACCAAGCGGTCTTGGAACATGGGGCGACGGTCGTACTATGATTCTCGGAACTGAAGGCTACATTGAGATGAGGAAGTACATTGATATCGCTAAAGATAAGGACGGAGACCAGCTTTATTTAGTAAATGCAGATGGCGAGCAGCATATTCAGCTTCGCGGCAAAGTCGGCTTCCCTTATTTTGGCCAGCTCATTCTCGATTGCTTGAACGGTACTGAGCTTGCTATGACGCAGGAGCATGCATTCAAAGCTGCTGAGCTGTCGCTTCTTGCTCAGAAGCATGCGACAAAAGTGGAGTAGAAATGTTTGCTGCTAATAGGTAGTTGCTTTTTTGCTCGTACTCAGTATAAAATATGTGAGAATTAATAAATGGAAGGAGTGGGAATATGAGGATCAAGCGCAGGGTTACGTTTATCAATTGTATTTTTCATATTCCCATTTCACTTTTACACTAAAGCATCTATTGCTTTAGTGTTTTTTTTTATCCTATGGAGGTGTAACGGCGAATGAGGTACAAGAGAGTTCTTATTAAGCTTAGCGGCGGGGCAGTTGCAGGAAATGCTGAATTCGGTTTTGAGCCTGAACGGTTAAATTACATTGCGAATGAAATTATATCGGTGGTCCGTTTAGGTGTTGAGGTGTCGCTCGTTATTGGCGGGGGGAATATATTTCGCGGCAATATGGCAGAAAGCTGGGGAATCGAAAGGGCGGAAGCAGACAACATCGGCACACTTGCAACCGTCATTAATAGTTTGATGCTTCGCGGGGTTCTGAAAGCTAAAACAGACAAAGAAGTACGCGTCATGACAGCGATACCGATTACTTCGGTCGCCGAGCCATACATCAGACTGCGTGCAATCCACCATTTGGAGCAAGGCTATATCGTCATATTTGCCGGAGGCAACGGTCAACCCTACGTGACAACGGATTATCCTTCGGTACAAAGGGCCATTGAAGTGAATAGCGAGGCGCTTCTGGTTGCAAAACAAGGCGTAGATGGCATTTTTAATGCCGATCCTAAATACGATGCCGATGCGAAGCGGTTCAAATCTCTTCATTACAATGATGTTTTGCAATATAATTTGAAGGTAATGGATCAGTCAGCCTTTATATTGGCTAGAGACTATCATTTGCCTATGCATGTGTTCAACTTCGACAAGCCCGGATCCATGAAAGAAATTTGTGAAGGCGGAAACAATGGAACCATCATTAGTGGTGAATCTGTTCTTGCCTACTAATAACTGTTGAAATAAAAAGGACTGCTTATAAAGGTACTCCCGTTTAATGAAAGCCGGGAAATGTACTTTTTAAGCAGTCCTTTGATGTTTTTAGGAGTCGGGAATTTTATAAAGACCTTATTCAACATCATAACAGAGCTGTAATTATAAGTCTATATTTTTGAATGATAATATGTAAAAATTTGATTATCTTGGATGGGAGGTACAGCATGAACCTACAATCATTATTTTCTGAACCTATTATGTCACAGTCCACTCTGGGTGGCTTTGCTAGTGACGTGTTTCTAGTCATCACGGAAGCAGGGGAATACGTTGTTCGATCATCCGGCGTAGATGAGACCGTTGATGCTCCTTTTGTATGGGCATGCAGCAATTTGTTCGGGAAACAATTAAGCGAGACGTTTGATATGGAGATTATTAATCAATATCTTTCACGATTGACAAGCAATATCGCTATTCCCAGTGTGCTTGGCAAGGCCGTGATCGATGGAAGACAAGTGATTTCGGTTGAAAAAATAAACGGAATTCCATTGTCATTTCAAAATAAATCCGCGATGCTGATGGAGGATTTCGGCAGGTCGATTGCGGAGATCCATTCCCATAAAGTTAAGGAATGGGGTTCTCTAAATGGATCAGTTCGGCATGCATTGGCTGATTTCCCTCAGAAGCTAGCAGATGCATTAAGGGTGTTGGCCGCTCGTTATTACAAGGAAAATACGGCAATCTATGAATCTCTTAATTACTACTGTTCATTAGCTGAAAATATGCCGGTACCGGAGTATGCCGCATGCATCATGCTCGATATGGATCCGAGACAGTTTCTATCAAATGGAGAACGTGTTAGCGCAATCGTTGATACAGAAGCGTATGTGCTTGGTCCTCGTGAAATGGATTTAATAGCGATTGAATGTTCATTGGATGAAGCGGGAGCTCATTATTTCCGCAAAGGTTATGCTGAAGTGCTGCCTTTCCCTGATTTATTACAGGTGCGTGAATTGTACCGATATTTCTTCTGCTTACTCGAAATTAAGGGGCCGGCTTTTGACTATCACAAATGGATGTCCTTTCCTCAACTATTCGGGAACTTTAGGAACGCAGAAGGGTCTTCTTAATTAGAGAGGTGATGAGGTGGAGCTCGAATATGTGAAGTATTTGGCAAAAGGATTTGAAACGGATGCCGTATTGATTGATTTGATGAATGCACATGGCAACGACGTTTGGAATTTTGCATTCTTTTTAATTCGGAATGCCGATGCGGCAGATGACATTTGTCAGGATGTTTTTTTGACAGTATATGAGAAGCTGCATACATTTCGAGGCGAAGCCAGTATGAAGAGCTGGCTGCTTGCCATTACACGAAACAAAACGTATAAGTACAAAAGAAGTGCTTATTTTTCTAAGGTCATTGTGATGGATTTCGTAACAAGAAGGGAAACATCCAGATCAGCGGAAGCAGAAGTTTTTGACCTTATGGAAACCAAATATATTTGGAACACCGTTATGAAGCTTCCGCTGCGCTACCGAGAAGTCCTCATACTGGAAATTCATTATCAATTATCCATGCAAGAAATGGCAAGTTTGCTGCAAATAGCGGAAGGGACGGTTAAATCGAGGCTGCACCGCGCACGCAAAAAAATGACAAGTTTACTGCAAAGTGATTCAAAAGGAGGAAACATCATATGAAGGAGCCAGAACAGTGGGAAGAAGCGCTTAGCCGCTCCCCGTTTGTGAATCCTCGCTTCACTGAGCAATTGAAGGAGAAAATTGTTTATAGGGCCAATGATAAACCGAAGAAAAAGTCTTATATTGCTCGTCTGGGAGCACTGAGTGCAATCGCAGCCGTCCTTGTCTATATTCTGTTTGTCACAGATTTGAGCAAGCTGTTTACGAGCCCTTCACAAATCGTCGGAACAAATGGAAGCGGCAGGGTAGCGGAGATTCGAACGGAATACAGGAAGAACGGCCAAATGATATTTCAAATATTTCCTGAAGAGAATGTGGTTGCAGGTGTCATGCAAGGCTATGTTCTCCATTTCACGCAGCCCATTGATGTTTTTCTTGGCAAAAACATTTCTATTGAAGGTTATCATGCGCAATCGGGAAAACGGTTGACCGTTATGTCCCCTGTGACCATTACAGAGCCGAGCTCAGGGTATGAGACGTTGGAACGTTTTACAACCAGCTTTAGCCTGCCGCTGGGCGGAACATGGACATTCGAGGTCAAGCTGAATGAACAATTTTACGGTGACTTTGTTTTGGCAGTGCAGGAGCCTTCGCCATGGATAAGCACATCTACGTTCAAATTGCCTTATACAGGCAACGATGGAATGCCTCACAACTATGTGCTTGCTGGCGAGAAAGACAAGGTTGGATTTCTTGTAGGCCCTTATCAAAATGAGCAAGGATTGATCCTCGACGAGCAGCCGATTGTTGCGGGGAAAGGAAATAAGTACATGTGGTATTTCTGGGGGAGCAAGAAGGAACTCACGGGCAGCTTTAACGTTATGGGCGTAAAAGAAGGCACCACGCAGGAGATTGAAGTTTTCTCTGCGCGCAGTGTGGGCTCTCCGCTGAATGGGGCAGACGCTGTTATTCCATCATCGATGGTACTGCCCGAAGCCGGCATGTGGCGGCTAAACGTATACATTCAAGATAAGTTATTTAGCAGTATTACTATTCAGGTGGAATCGGCGAGCTGATATTCATTATTTTAAAACGAGAAGGCTGCCATTAGGCAGCCTTTTTAGTAAACTATTTACATAAGAACGTATGTGCGGTAAATTATGGGTATGAGATCTATGCCAGAATGGAGTGCATGCATGAAAGCGTTCATAGAGATAGAAGGAGCAAGGCTGCATAACCTCAAGGATATCGATGTTCGTATTCCAAGAAATAAGCTGACAGTCATAACAGGCGTATCGGGAAGCGGCAAATCGAGTCTTGCTTTCGATACGTTATATGAAGAAGGAAAGCGGCGCTATCTATTGTTCTCGGGTACGCAGTATATGGTTGATGCGGTATCTTCTTTTGATAAAATAACGGGTTTGTCCCCTGCGGTAGCAATTGAGCAGCGTATCGTCCGGCAATCCAATCCTAGAAGTACAGTAGGCACGCGGACAAAAATCGGGAATTTACTTGCCATTTTGTTTGCAACGTATGGCAAACGTGATCCTGCCTACAATGACGGGCTGCCGCTCTCCATGGAGTTGTTTCAGAGGAACTCACCTAAGGGAATGTGTGTGAAGTGTCTTGGTACGGGAAGCCATCAGATGATTCAAGAAGAAGCGATTCTTAATCCGGAAACACAAATAAAAAACGTGTTTGATGGTTTTTTGGTCAAGCATCGTTTTCATAGAGGAAACTTCAAAAAGTTTTGTGAAATATACAAGATTGATATAAATGACAAAATCGGTGTTTTGCCGGATGATGTTTTTCATTCCTTTAAGTATGGCTGCCGCAAGAGTGGATTTGCAGGTGCAGTTGTTGTTTTTACAGATATGATGAAACATATGGCCAGCAAAGTGAAGAGACATGGCAGCAAAGACAAAGAAGTGAATTTATGGGGGATTAATGCGGATTCGATCCCATGCCCCAAATGTAAAGGCACAGGTCTTGGCCTTCAGGCGATTCATACCACAATTGGTGAGAAAACGATTAAAGAGCTCGAGGATATGTACATCAACGAACTGCTTGGTTTTTTGCAAAAGCAGCAAGCCAATGTATCAAGCAAAAATTTGCTGGATGAAATGGTCATGAAACTTAAGTGTATGGTCGATGTAGGGCTTCATCATCTTTCTTTATCGCGTCCAGTTCCTACGCTCTCAGGCGGTGAAATCCAGCGTCTGTTTCTGGCGTCTTTTATTATTGCGGATATGGATTCTATTATTTTTATATTCGATGAGCCTACAATCGGATTGCATGAAGTAGAGAAGGAGATGCTGATAAGCATCATTCAAGGCTTAGTGGAGCGAGGAAACACAGTCGTTGCTGTAGAGCATGATCATAAATTTATGCAAGCTGCCGATTACATTGTCGATCTTGGACCCGAAGCGGGAGTTCAAGGAGGAGAGCTCATTTTCCAAGGCAGCTACCTTGATTTTATGGCTTGTGAACGATCGCGAACAGCCCCTTATTTGAATGGCACCAAAACCTTGCATGTCAAAACACAATATAAGTTAGCCGATCCAAGCAAAGTACTTAGCCTGGAGCATGCGAGCCTACATAATCTTCGGGATGTCTCCGTGACGATACCTCTTGGACTGATGGTGGGAATAGCGGGAGTATCGGGCAGCGGCAAATCCAGCTTAATCCAGCACACACTAGTACCAAAGCTTAAGCAATCACTCCAAAGCAAGTTCATATATGACAACGATGATACAGAGCATGTGCTGCAAGACGAGGTGACGTTACTTGGATTCGAGCAGATTAAAAAATGTATAGTGGTGGACCAGAAGCCCATTGGAAGGAGCAAAACCTCTTGTCCAGCAACCTATACGGGTATATTTGATCGAATCAGGACTTTGTTCAGCAAAACACCTGATGCGGTGGAAAAAGGATATACAGCCGGTCTGTTTACCGTTAATTCTGAAGGAGGCTGTAGAGGCTGCAAGGGCGAAGGTTTTAAAAACCATTATGTTGGCTTCGGCAACTTCATAGAGGTAGAGTGCGATATGTGCGGGGCAACCGGATTTGTTGAAGAGGCTCTAAGTGTAAGGCTTGAGGGAAAGAACATTAAGGAAATTATGATGATGAGTGTCGCAGAGGCCGGCATTTTTTTTGGAAAAGAACAATCTTTGGCTTATGACAAAATGATATCGGCCACGCTCAGTACGCTCGAAAGTGTAGGGATGAGTTATATTACGCTCGGCCAAAAGACGCCATCTATTTCAGGCGGTGAAGCGCAGCGGATTAAGCTTGCCAAGGAGCTGTGCAGGCAAAGCGGGAAAAATAATGTATATATTTTGGATGAACCGACGACAGGCCTTTCTTTCTCAGATACGGAGCGGCTGATGACATTGCTGCAGCAGCTCGCAGATGCTGGCAATACAGTTATCATTACAGAGCATGATCCAGCTGTGCTCGCCAATTGTGATTATATTATCGAAATGGGACCTGGTGGCGGAAGTGACGGGGGAGCTATTATCGCGGAGG from Paenibacillus sp. FSL K6-3182 carries:
- a CDS encoding sigma-70 family RNA polymerase sigma factor, encoding MELEYVKYLAKGFETDAVLIDLMNAHGNDVWNFAFFLIRNADAADDICQDVFLTVYEKLHTFRGEASMKSWLLAITRNKTYKYKRSAYFSKVIVMDFVTRRETSRSAEAEVFDLMETKYIWNTVMKLPLRYREVLILEIHYQLSMQEMASLLQIAEGTVKSRLHRARKKMTSLLQSDSKGGNII
- a CDS encoding phosphotransferase, producing the protein MNLQSLFSEPIMSQSTLGGFASDVFLVITEAGEYVVRSSGVDETVDAPFVWACSNLFGKQLSETFDMEIINQYLSRLTSNIAIPSVLGKAVIDGRQVISVEKINGIPLSFQNKSAMLMEDFGRSIAEIHSHKVKEWGSLNGSVRHALADFPQKLADALRVLAARYYKENTAIYESLNYYCSLAENMPVPEYAACIMLDMDPRQFLSNGERVSAIVDTEAYVLGPREMDLIAIECSLDEAGAHYFRKGYAEVLPFPDLLQVRELYRYFFCLLEIKGPAFDYHKWMSFPQLFGNFRNAEGSS
- a CDS encoding Gfo/Idh/MocA family oxidoreductase, whose product is MSNADGMKYAPKGKPNRVVEDGQFVIAAVSLDHGHIYGMCNGLVEAGATLKWVYDADHAKVEAFIRQYPQVRAAESEEQVLSDDEVQLVVAAAVTSERGPLGVRVMQSGKHYFTDKAPFTTLEQLADARAAYADTGKKYAVYYSERLHVECAVYAGQLIEQGAIGRVVQVIGLGPHRLNAASRPSWFFEKEKYGGIICDIGSHQIEQFLYFTGNQNANVVNSKVANYANKEYPELEDFGDMTLVGENGATGYFRVDWLTPSGLGTWGDGRTMILGTEGYIEMRKYIDIAKDKDGDQLYLVNADGEQHIQLRGKVGFPYFGQLILDCLNGTELAMTQEHAFKAAELSLLAQKHATKVE
- a CDS encoding DUF4871 domain-containing protein, which gives rise to MKEPEQWEEALSRSPFVNPRFTEQLKEKIVYRANDKPKKKSYIARLGALSAIAAVLVYILFVTDLSKLFTSPSQIVGTNGSGRVAEIRTEYRKNGQMIFQIFPEENVVAGVMQGYVLHFTQPIDVFLGKNISIEGYHAQSGKRLTVMSPVTITEPSSGYETLERFTTSFSLPLGGTWTFEVKLNEQFYGDFVLAVQEPSPWISTSTFKLPYTGNDGMPHNYVLAGEKDKVGFLVGPYQNEQGLILDEQPIVAGKGNKYMWYFWGSKKELTGSFNVMGVKEGTTQEIEVFSARSVGSPLNGADAVIPSSMVLPEAGMWRLNVYIQDKLFSSITIQVESAS
- the pyrH gene encoding UMP kinase, with protein sequence MRYKRVLIKLSGGAVAGNAEFGFEPERLNYIANEIISVVRLGVEVSLVIGGGNIFRGNMAESWGIERAEADNIGTLATVINSLMLRGVLKAKTDKEVRVMTAIPITSVAEPYIRLRAIHHLEQGYIVIFAGGNGQPYVTTDYPSVQRAIEVNSEALLVAKQGVDGIFNADPKYDADAKRFKSLHYNDVLQYNLKVMDQSAFILARDYHLPMHVFNFDKPGSMKEICEGGNNGTIISGESVLAY
- a CDS encoding Gfo/Idh/MocA family oxidoreductase, giving the protein MQIVRLGIIGLGNMGKGHIGYLLKGEVSGVEITAVSDCVQANLAWAKEKLGDQVGLYEDPYEMMDSGLVDGVLIATPHFSHPELSIACFKRGLHVLCEKPAGVYTKQVREMNDAASQTNVKFSMMYNQRTNPIYVKLKELIDNGELGEIRRTNWIITNWYRSQSYYDSGTWRATWAGEGGGVLLNQDPHQLDLWQWTISMMPKRVRAFCYFGKHRDIEVEDDVTAFVEYENGATGVFVTTTGEAPGTNRLEVSGDRGKIVIENNQLTFWRLTVPEPEFNKQFKGGFGQPECWKCEIPIHGSNPDHKGITQNWVNAILFNEPLIAPGEEGIKGLMLSNAMLLSTWTDGWVDLPIDEELFYKHLQEKIASSAYQKED